Genomic DNA from Paenibacillus donghaensis:
CAGACTGAAGCGGAAAGACGGGCAACGGATTCCGCTTTCTGGGCCGTCTGCCTGAAGGAAGAGGGAACGCTGATCGGCAACCTGTACTTCCAGCAGCAGCAGCCGGAGAGGTTTGGAACATGGGAATTAGGATATGTGTTCAATACGGAATTTCAGGGACAAGGCTATGCCACGGAAGCCTGCCGGGCACTCTTGGCCTATGGTTTCGGAGAGCTGCAGATCCGCAGAGTGATTGCGCGTTGTAACCCGGATAATACTTCATCCTGGAAGCTGCTGGAGCGGCTCTCCTTACGCCAAGAGGGGCATGCGCTGCAAACGGTCTTCTTCAAAACGGATTCAAGCGGTGCGCCGATCTGGCATGATACGTTCGCCTATGGGATGCTGGCGTCAGAGTGGGTGCCAAGCAGCCAATTAGAGCTACAGCCCTAATAGAATAGAAGAGGACAGCTATAGGACTGCCAAAAGGACAGCTGTCCTTTTTTTCATGCTTTTCCTGCACTATCTTAAAGTATGGATGGCAGTGGAAGGAGATACTCTGAATGATGGATACAGGATTGCTGGTGATCCGGGAGGTTATTCACTGGATACCCTGTTACAATAAGCGTAAGCGGCCGTGACAATGTCGGCACGATGAAGCTCTGCGACGACATTCTGGCTGCTCTTGCTGCAAGCAGCAAGCAGTAAGATTGCAATGGATTTCACACGATTTGCAATGGAGCTGAAATATCGTAAACTGTAGAAATACTAGCTTACGAGAATGGAGCACCTAGCTATGGAGCCGCAGCGCGAGGATAGGCTGAACCAGCTGCTGGAGCTGGTGAACAGCGATTTGTTAACCGGGGTATCTATCCGAAGTATGGATCCCCATGAGCCGGTGGAGATTCTGCGATTGCCGCAGCCCTGGAATAAGCTGGGTACAGGGAACTATGCAGCCGTATTGGGGCACCCGGAATATATGGAATATGCCGTAAAGGTGTACGCTCCAGGCAGGCCGGGTATAGAAGAGGAGGGTGAGGTATACCGCAGGCTGGGACAGCATCCCTCCTTCTCTGAATGTTATGCGGCCGGAGCGGGTTATCTGCTGCTGAAGCGTCTGCAAGGGACAACCTTCTACGACTGTATCCAGCGCGGAATCCCGATTCCCGTTCAGGCTATTGCTGACATTGACCAAGCGCTCGCCTATGCGCGTACGTGTGGCCTCTCCCCTCATGACGTGCATGCCAAAAATGTGATGCTGCAGAATGGGCATGGTCTGATTGTCGATGTATCGGATTTCCTGAAGACGGAGGATTGCGGGATGTGGGAGGATTTCAAGCAGGCTTATGAGCGGCTGTACCGGCCGATTGCCTCCCGCTGGGTGTTCCCAGTTCCCCGCTTTGTGCTCGAAGGAGTCCGCAGGGGATATCGGTTATGGCGGAGACGAAAGTCCTAGAGAGGAAACACCGGCGCAGATTTCGCCGGATTTTGTTGACAATGAATCCCCTTACATGTTATCGTTCTAGACAGAAGAACAATTGAATATCCAATTCAAGACGTGTTACTGGTCAAGCAGGCAGGATCTGATTTGGAGAAATATGTACATTAGTTATTAATGTGGATATTTTTCCGGTTGGATCTTTTTTTGTTTCTTACAACAATCATCGGGCATAGGATTGGCCGATCAGACTTGGAGGAAATGAATATGGACAGAACCAAGCTTGCTTCCGAAATTATCAAGAATGTCGGCGGCAAAGACAATGTGGGCAGTGTGATCCACTGTATGACCCGCCTGCGCTTCACGCTTAATGACAACAGCAAGGTTAATGAAGCAGAATTGAAGCAGCTCCAGGGCGTCATGGGAGCCACCGATAACGGGGGCCAGTATCAGGTTATCATCGGCAACGATGTGCCGCTGGTATTCCAGGAGGTTGCCAAGCAGCTTCCGACAAATCCCAATGATAGCGTGGCCCATACGACCGGCAATGAGAAGAAGAAAATGAATGTTTTCCTGCAGATGATCAACGTGTTGTCGTCGACGATGGCCCCGATCGTACCGGCCTTGGCCGGTGCTGGTATTCTGAAGGTCATTCTAACCCTGCTGGTGATGGCCGGTATTCTGGAAACTACTGATCCGACGCATTATTACATCAGCTTCTTCGCCGATACGGTCTTCTATTTCCTGCCATTCCTGTTGGCATTCTCATCGGCAAGCAAGTTCAAAGTCAATCCGTACCTCGCGGTGTCGATTGCCGGAATCATGCTTCATCCGAAATTCGGAGAACTGGTAGCAGCCAAGGAGCCTTCGGCCCTGTTCGGGCTTCCGGTGACCTTGATCAACTATAGTTCCACTGTACTTCCTATTATAATTACCGTCTGGATTATGTCCTACATTGAACGTTTTGCCGATAAGGTATCTCCGTCGGTGATCAAAATCTTCTTCAAGCCATTGCTTGTTATTATCATTACCGCACCGCTGGCATTGATTGTCATTGGTCCACTAGGCTACCATATGGGGAATGGACTTGCTGCGGGAATCTACTTCCTGCAGGATAGGGTAGGCTGGCTGTCACTGGCTCTTCTCGCTGCCTTTAAACCGCTGATCGTTATGACCGGGATGCACTGGGCGTTCACACCGGCGATCATTACCTCCATCTCTACTTATGGCTATGACGGCTTAATGCTGGTGAGCTCTCTGTCAGCAATCTTCTCTCTGACCGGTGCTTGTCTGGCTGTAGCGATACGCACCAAAGACAGCAACATGCGCCAGATCGCGTTGTCGGCAGGGACTACGTCGCTGCTGGCCGGAATTACTGAGCCTGCGATCTTTGGGGTTGCTTTTAAACTCAAAAGAGTGCTCGTTGCGACTATTATCGGAGGCGGACTGTCCGGGGTCTACGCCGGGATTACACAGCTGAAGATCTTCGCTCTGGTTACACCGTCCATTCTCAAGCTGCCGACTTTTGTCAGCGAGGAATATCCGAACAATTTCATGAACGCAATTATTACGGCAACGATTGCCCTCGTGGTTTCGTTCGTCATGACACTTGTACTTGGCCTTAAGGAGAACGTGCCTGTGGTGCAAGCAGCCGGAGCAGTTAGCGAAACGGTAGTAACGGACACGCCTCCAGCCCCTGCCGTAATCAGAGAAAAGACGCAAACGCCGGTATACAGCCCGTTGAACGGGCAATCGGTTCA
This window encodes:
- a CDS encoding GNAT family N-acetyltransferase, translating into MAKLTTERLILRRFRAEDGEDLYRYLSQETVVKYEPYGVFTREQSQTEAERRATDSAFWAVCLKEEGTLIGNLYFQQQQPERFGTWELGYVFNTEFQGQGYATEACRALLAYGFGELQIRRVIARCNPDNTSSWKLLERLSLRQEGHALQTVFFKTDSSGAPIWHDTFAYGMLASEWVPSSQLELQP
- a CDS encoding beta-glucoside-specific PTS transporter subunit IIABC gives rise to the protein MDRTKLASEIIKNVGGKDNVGSVIHCMTRLRFTLNDNSKVNEAELKQLQGVMGATDNGGQYQVIIGNDVPLVFQEVAKQLPTNPNDSVAHTTGNEKKKMNVFLQMINVLSSTMAPIVPALAGAGILKVILTLLVMAGILETTDPTHYYISFFADTVFYFLPFLLAFSSASKFKVNPYLAVSIAGIMLHPKFGELVAAKEPSALFGLPVTLINYSSTVLPIIITVWIMSYIERFADKVSPSVIKIFFKPLLVIIITAPLALIVIGPLGYHMGNGLAAGIYFLQDRVGWLSLALLAAFKPLIVMTGMHWAFTPAIITSISTYGYDGLMLVSSLSAIFSLTGACLAVAIRTKDSNMRQIALSAGTTSLLAGITEPAIFGVAFKLKRVLVATIIGGGLSGVYAGITQLKIFALVTPSILKLPTFVSEEYPNNFMNAIITATIALVVSFVMTLVLGLKENVPVVQAAGAVSETVVTDTPPAPAVIREKTQTPVYSPLNGQSVHLSQVNDKVFSEEFMGKGIAVIPTDGTVVSPVKGTVTTLTKSKHAISITSDEGIEVLIHIGLDTVKLKGKHFENLVAVGQEVNVGDLLIEFDLEGIKNDGFEIITPIIITNTSEYLDVIGNEKTGVCQGDELISVL
- a CDS encoding serine/threonine protein kinase, translating into MEPQREDRLNQLLELVNSDLLTGVSIRSMDPHEPVEILRLPQPWNKLGTGNYAAVLGHPEYMEYAVKVYAPGRPGIEEEGEVYRRLGQHPSFSECYAAGAGYLLLKRLQGTTFYDCIQRGIPIPVQAIADIDQALAYARTCGLSPHDVHAKNVMLQNGHGLIVDVSDFLKTEDCGMWEDFKQAYERLYRPIASRWVFPVPRFVLEGVRRGYRLWRRRKS